The proteins below come from a single Rosa rugosa chromosome 2, drRosRugo1.1, whole genome shotgun sequence genomic window:
- the LOC133731331 gene encoding uncharacterized protein LOC133731331: MSAGAVGRCLAGVRQMSAGAVGRCSAGPRQMSAGAVGRPQFSISSHRRVAVQWICSTAESPATSQHHHVFCSYHRDSVDRLSSKLKNIEVITALGDSGHRNPGLEVSETHLEKVENFGLVLLICYLGYRKRPPSFSYRKPPITLPKIFAFNSFLNRKPVCLDQEASTSQEGRQNSPRNLDI, from the exons aTGTCGGCAGGAGCTGTCGGCAGGTGCTTGGCAGGTGTTCGGCAGATGTCGGCAGGAGCTGTCGGCAGGTGTTCGGCAGGTCCTCGGCAGATGTCGGCAGGAGCTgtcggcag ACCTCAGTTTTCCATCTCTTCCCACCGCCGAGTCGCCGTTCAGTGGATTTGCTCCACTGCCGAGTCGCCGGCCACCTCCCAGCACCACCACGTTTTCTGCTCCTATCATCGAGATTCTGTGGATCGATTGAGCTCCAAATTAAAGAACATTGAAGTGATCACGGCTCTCGGAGATTCGGGCCACCGGAATCCGGGTCTTGAAGTTTCTGAAACccatttggagaaagttgagaaCTTTGGCCTTGTCTTGCTCATTTGCTATCTTGGGTACCGGAAAAGGCCACCAAGCTTCAGTTACAGAAAGCCACCCATTACTCTTCCAAAGATCTTTGCTTTCAACTCTTTCCTCAATCGGAAGCCAGTTTGCTTGGATCAAGAAGCTTCGACCAGCCAAGAAG GTAGACAGAACTCTCCCAGAAACCTTGATATTTAG